Proteins from a genomic interval of Sporolactobacillus sp. Y61:
- a CDS encoding segregation/condensation protein A has product MEYKVKIDAFEGPLDLLLHLIKTLEINIYDIPVAEITDQYMDYIHQMQKLELDVASEYLVMAATLIDMKSRMLLPKPEVYHDDEDQPYEDPEESRQELMRQLLEYRRYKGAAETLRNSESKRNLLYSKPPDDFSRYEREDVTVIPQSERATLRDMLLAFQRMLLRRKMEGPLDTKIDRQTLPVGVQMNVVLTELKRAGAPLFFDTLFTQKDNLHLVVTFLAILELMKKNAVKARQKENFSRILVSLDKGADSIDTGETAFDY; this is encoded by the coding sequence TTGGAATATAAAGTAAAAATTGATGCATTTGAAGGCCCTCTTGATTTGCTGCTTCATCTGATCAAGACGCTTGAAATTAATATTTATGACATTCCGGTGGCAGAAATCACCGATCAATATATGGATTACATACATCAAATGCAGAAACTGGAACTGGATGTTGCAAGTGAATATCTTGTCATGGCCGCCACTTTGATTGATATGAAAAGTCGCATGCTGCTTCCTAAACCCGAAGTGTATCATGATGATGAAGATCAGCCCTATGAAGACCCGGAAGAGTCGCGTCAGGAGCTGATGAGACAGTTGCTGGAGTATAGGAGATATAAAGGGGCAGCTGAAACACTGCGCAACAGTGAATCGAAAAGAAATCTCCTTTATTCTAAACCTCCGGACGATTTTTCCCGTTATGAACGTGAAGATGTGACTGTGATTCCCCAATCTGAACGGGCTACCCTGCGTGATATGCTTCTCGCCTTTCAGCGCATGCTCTTACGCAGAAAAATGGAAGGGCCGCTGGATACAAAGATCGACCGGCAGACCCTCCCGGTTGGTGTTCAGATGAATGTCGTTCTGACTGAACTGAAAAGGGCAGGGGCTCCACTCTTTTTTGATACCTTGTTTACCCAAAAGGACAACCTGCATCTCGTTGTGACTTTTTTGGCGATTCTTGAATTGATGAAGAAAAATGCAGTTAAAGCCAGACAGAAAGAAAATTTTTCCAGAATCTTAGTGAGTCTGGATAAAGGAGCTGATTCAATTGACACCGGAGAAACTGCATTCGATTATTGA
- a CDS encoding D-alanyl-D-alanine carboxypeptidase family protein, translating into MNKTLFKAVVVLLCTAFCFTFFPGQARGAEPDVSAQSAVLMDQSTGRLLFNRNGEEKLPIASITKVMTAVLAIESGKMNQLVTVSSEAVKTEGSSLYLKSGEKISLRDLVYGLMLRSGNDASLAIAEAVGGSKQGFVLMMNEKAAELGMTDTHFMNPNGLEHPDHYSTAHDMAILTKYAMTDSAFRKITGTEIYRARATNKEEARSWLNKNKLLRQYKYTTGGKTGFTRAAGRTLISTASKKGMDLIVVTLNDGNDWRDHKNLYEWGFSEFTRTKLMDKGPVHAKVDPFYKGKLFVKSTIVLPLSVEEKRRIKKELILLRPPKRAKEWKPAQPAGRLLFKLNGRVVTSVPVYYKNQKKAKKKFWTLFGGFIEAAFTGRERPRR; encoded by the coding sequence ATGAATAAAACACTGTTTAAGGCAGTGGTTGTTTTATTGTGCACTGCTTTTTGCTTCACATTTTTCCCGGGACAGGCCCGTGGTGCGGAGCCGGATGTGTCTGCTCAATCAGCGGTACTTATGGACCAGTCGACAGGACGCCTGTTGTTTAACAGAAACGGCGAAGAAAAGCTTCCAATTGCCAGTATCACTAAGGTCATGACTGCTGTCCTGGCTATTGAATCAGGAAAGATGAATCAGCTGGTGACAGTCAGCAGCGAAGCGGTAAAAACTGAAGGTTCATCCCTCTATCTCAAGTCAGGAGAAAAAATCAGTCTGCGGGATCTTGTATATGGGCTGATGCTTCGATCCGGTAACGATGCCTCACTCGCCATTGCTGAAGCGGTCGGAGGAAGCAAGCAGGGTTTTGTTCTGATGATGAACGAGAAGGCGGCCGAACTGGGCATGACGGACACGCATTTCATGAATCCCAATGGTCTGGAGCATCCCGACCATTATTCAACGGCTCATGACATGGCGATACTGACAAAATATGCGATGACTGACTCTGCATTTCGAAAGATTACCGGAACAGAAATATATCGGGCCAGGGCGACAAATAAGGAAGAAGCAAGATCCTGGTTAAATAAAAATAAATTGTTGCGGCAATACAAATATACTACTGGTGGTAAGACAGGATTTACCAGGGCTGCAGGACGGACGCTGATATCAACAGCTTCAAAAAAAGGGATGGACCTGATTGTTGTCACGTTAAATGATGGAAATGACTGGCGTGATCATAAAAATCTGTATGAGTGGGGATTCTCAGAATTTACGCGAACAAAATTAATGGATAAAGGACCGGTTCATGCAAAAGTTGATCCGTTTTACAAAGGAAAACTGTTTGTGAAGAGCACGATCGTTCTTCCCCTCTCCGTGGAAGAAAAAAGAAGAATAAAGAAAGAACTGATCCTGCTCCGTCCTCCAAAGCGGGCAAAGGAATGGAAGCCGGCTCAGCCTGCCGGACGATTACTTTTTAAACTGAACGGTCGGGTGGTCACCTCGGTTCCTGTATATTATAAGAATCAGAAAAAGGCGAAAAAAAAGTTCTGGACCCTGTTCGGAGGATTTATTGAAGCAGCTTTCACCGGAAGGGAGCGTCCGCGGAGATGA
- the scpB gene encoding SMC-Scp complex subunit ScpB, with the protein MTPEKLHSIIEGLLFLTGEEGVQIKELSHALSGISQQELTHVIAKLKQEYKNDKCGLMIVDIPGGYRMTTKPFMAEYAEKFAAIPKSSPLSQAALETVAIVAYKQPVSRITIDEIRGVKSDRALQTLMVRGLIKEVGRAEGPGRAILYGVTTAFLDYFGLHSLDDMPSLHDAAGQPKEQMDAYDLFYDRYKETVKDL; encoded by the coding sequence TTGACACCGGAGAAACTGCATTCGATTATTGAGGGACTCCTGTTTCTGACCGGGGAGGAAGGGGTGCAGATCAAAGAACTATCCCACGCGCTTTCCGGCATCAGTCAGCAGGAATTGACTCATGTCATCGCGAAGCTAAAACAAGAATATAAAAATGATAAATGTGGACTGATGATTGTCGACATACCCGGAGGATACCGTATGACAACGAAGCCATTTATGGCTGAATATGCAGAAAAATTTGCAGCGATTCCTAAATCTTCCCCACTTTCGCAGGCCGCGCTTGAAACCGTCGCCATTGTCGCTTACAAACAGCCTGTTTCCCGGATTACGATTGATGAGATACGTGGTGTAAAATCAGATCGTGCATTGCAGACTCTGATGGTCAGAGGGCTGATTAAGGAAGTGGGCAGGGCAGAAGGTCCGGGACGGGCCATTCTGTACGGCGTGACAACAGCTTTTCTGGATTATTTTGGTCTGCACTCTCTCGACGATATGCCTTCATTGCATGATGCAGCCGGTCAGCCTAAAGAACAAATGGATGCTTATGATTTGTTTTATGATAGATATAAAGAGACAGTGAAAGATTTATAA
- a CDS encoding GNAT family N-acetyltransferase, with translation MLIHYKKSYEKIAMGLLSFIPSEKDIRVLQQTISRYEEEEPWQLFLWKDGEDVIGVIGIYRDEGSDEAVIKHLSVNPSYRAEGVGKKMICAVDKALGEQVKLLPSDSIKGYFDSCFQNNEEKETGI, from the coding sequence ATGTTGATTCATTATAAAAAAAGTTATGAGAAAATCGCTATGGGACTCTTGTCTTTTATCCCGTCAGAAAAAGATATCAGGGTGCTTCAGCAAACGATCAGCAGATATGAGGAAGAAGAACCCTGGCAGCTGTTTTTATGGAAAGATGGTGAGGATGTCATCGGTGTGATCGGTATTTATCGGGACGAAGGATCAGATGAAGCGGTCATCAAACATCTCAGTGTGAATCCATCCTATCGTGCAGAAGGTGTCGGTAAAAAAATGATCTGTGCCGTAGACAAAGCACTTGGAGAACAGGTGAAACTTCTTCCTTCAGATTCAATAAAGGGCTATTTTGACAGCTGCTTTCAGAATAATGAAGAGAAGGAAACCGGGATATGA
- a CDS encoding nucleoside recognition domain-containing protein — MINLIWVALFLIGIVFAAINGKMDEVNKAIFTSASEAVVISLGLVSVLIFWLGLMKIAEKSGLLEKLSRVFKPVMKRVFPEVPASHPAMGYILSNTIANMFGLGNAATPMGIKAMEELKKLNGGSSMPSRSMITLLALNTSGLTLIPATVIAIRMKYGSASPTDIVGPTLLATLCTTIAALTIDRLFYYSRKRKGRK; from the coding sequence ATGATCAATCTGATCTGGGTCGCCTTATTTCTGATCGGCATTGTATTTGCAGCCATCAATGGAAAAATGGACGAGGTGAATAAAGCCATTTTTACATCTGCCTCGGAAGCGGTAGTCATCAGTCTGGGTCTGGTCAGCGTTCTGATTTTCTGGCTGGGTCTGATGAAAATTGCTGAAAAATCAGGCCTTCTTGAGAAACTTTCCCGGGTTTTTAAACCGGTTATGAAACGGGTCTTTCCGGAGGTCCCCGCCAGCCATCCGGCCATGGGCTATATTTTATCGAATACCATTGCCAATATGTTCGGCCTTGGGAATGCAGCAACTCCGATGGGTATAAAAGCGATGGAGGAGTTAAAAAAATTGAACGGCGGCTCCTCAATGCCAAGCCGCTCGATGATTACACTGCTCGCACTGAATACCTCGGGTCTGACTCTGATTCCTGCGACGGTGATCGCCATTCGAATGAAATATGGGTCGGCCTCTCCCACGGATATCGTCGGACCGACCCTGCTTGCCACATTATGTACAACTATTGCCGCACTGACGATTGATCGACTGTTCTACTATTCCCGGAAAAGGAAGGGCAGGAAATAA
- the lysA gene encoding diaminopimelate decarboxylase encodes MLLHGTQQIGENNHLYIGGVDTAELAREYGTPLYVYDTELIRRKIESFIQSFSACGNLTWQVAYASKAFSTIAMIQLVKEYGLSLDVVSGGELYTALKAGFPADKINFHGNNKSDEELHMALDANIGTVIVDNEYELVRLEQFCAERGKKMKILLRVTPGIEAHTHEFIMTGQDDTKFGFNLDNGMAERAVVQAIQASHLELAGLHCHIGSQIFEPEGFIQAVRKIYEYVGKWQKNYHFQLHVLNLGGGFGIKYTEDDHPLPVEIYIKNIVTAVKDECRKRSLPLPEIWVEPGRSIVGEAGTTLYTAGSIKFIPGVRKYLSTDGGMTDNIRPALYQAHYEALCATRANEPADDPVTIAGKCCETGDVLIRDAKLPKTGTSGDIIAVFCTGAYGYSMASHYNRLPNPAVVFVENGEAQLAVRRETYDDLISHDIPLKSSLSRH; translated from the coding sequence ATCCTTTTGCATGGGACACAACAAATCGGAGAAAATAATCATCTATATATCGGCGGCGTGGATACGGCAGAACTTGCGCGCGAATATGGGACACCGCTCTATGTATACGACACCGAACTGATCCGGAGAAAAATAGAGTCTTTTATTCAGAGCTTTTCCGCATGCGGCAATCTGACCTGGCAGGTTGCATATGCCAGCAAGGCGTTTTCCACCATTGCGATGATTCAGCTGGTTAAAGAATATGGCCTTTCTCTGGATGTGGTTTCAGGTGGAGAATTATATACAGCCCTGAAAGCAGGCTTTCCGGCAGATAAGATTAACTTTCACGGAAACAATAAGTCGGATGAGGAATTGCATATGGCTCTGGATGCAAACATCGGTACGGTCATTGTGGATAATGAATATGAACTTGTTCGTCTTGAACAGTTTTGCGCGGAAAGAGGGAAAAAAATGAAGATTCTTCTGCGCGTGACGCCAGGTATCGAGGCCCATACTCATGAATTTATTATGACCGGTCAGGACGATACAAAATTCGGATTCAATCTGGATAACGGAATGGCGGAGCGCGCAGTTGTTCAGGCTATACAGGCAAGTCATCTGGAACTTGCGGGGCTCCATTGTCATATTGGATCACAGATCTTTGAGCCGGAAGGGTTTATTCAGGCAGTCAGAAAAATATATGAATATGTGGGGAAATGGCAAAAAAATTATCATTTTCAGTTGCATGTCCTGAACCTCGGAGGAGGATTCGGCATAAAATACACGGAAGATGATCATCCGCTTCCTGTTGAGATCTATATTAAAAATATTGTTACGGCCGTCAAGGATGAATGCCGGAAGCGGTCGCTTCCCTTACCGGAAATATGGGTCGAACCCGGCCGCTCCATCGTCGGTGAAGCCGGAACAACATTGTATACTGCAGGATCAATAAAGTTCATTCCGGGTGTCAGAAAATATCTGTCGACAGACGGGGGTATGACCGATAATATCCGGCCGGCACTATACCAGGCTCATTATGAAGCTCTGTGTGCCACACGGGCAAATGAACCCGCGGATGATCCTGTCACGATTGCAGGAAAATGCTGTGAAACAGGGGATGTATTGATAAGAGATGCGAAATTGCCAAAGACCGGTACAAGCGGTGATATTATTGCCGTTTTCTGCACGGGTGCCTATGGATACTCAATGGCCAGCCATTATAATCGTCTTCCTAATCCAGCCGTTGTCTTTGTAGAAAACGGGGAAGCTCAACTTGCGGTTCGCAGGGAGACCTACGATGACCTGATCAGCCATGACATTCCATTAAAATCGTCTCTTTCGCGTCATTAA